GGATTTACCGCAACCGGAAGGTCCTACCAAAACCAGAAACTCTTTATCTTTAATATCGAGGTTAACATCGATTACTGTTGCCTTATCGGATCCTGCATATTTCTTGTAAATGTGCTCTAAACGTACGCCTGCCATGCTTTTTGCCCCCTCATATTAAGTGTTATGAAATCGAATACATTTTATAGTCTATATATTACCCCATAGGCATCTTACTGGCTATACACAATCTGCACAAAAAACTTATTTCCTTTTCGTTACTTTATACAATAGGAGCGTAATTTTCACCAAAACCGCATCACCGAAGCTCCGGACATCTAGGCCCGTCTCCTGCTTAATCTTATCCAGACGGTACAAAAGTGTATTCCGATGAATATAAAGCCGCTTGGCCGTCTCACTCACATTGCAGTCCAAATCAAAAAAACTTTCCAGTGTAGACAAAGTTTCCGTATCTTCAAACACATCCGTATGATGGCTGGCATACTCCTCTAAAAACCGACTTCGCTGCGGTTCCGGAATACTGAACAACAGGCGCTCCAAATGAAGACCCGTCGATAAATGAATATGCTCCTTGACCTGAAAGGTTCGTCCGATAATCATCGTTTCACGCAACTGTCTTAGACCATCCGGAAGATCTTGCTGCACTTTCACAGCCGGAATGGCGGCAATATGAAAGTCCCCCACCCATTCGTTCGAAACCAGTTCATACAATCCCATGCAAAAGAGGGAAAGCAAATCCTGATCCCCTTCGCCTGTGGCATCATCCTTCTCATCCGTCAGACCGTCCAATAGCTGAGGATCGGCAAGGACAAGCCACTCCTTCTCCTTCAGCGGAACCAATACAATCTCTCCGCCAAAATAGCTGCGAAGCAGCCTTTGCAGCGATTTAAAGGTGGTGTTTGCCGGATGCTCACTTTCATTAGCAAGCAGAAAAGGAATCATTTCATCGAACATAGCCACTTTTTCGGAAAATTCCTCTGGCAGCCCAACTTGATATTCCCCTGCGTCTACACATGCGTTCAGCCATACGCCCATCAATTGGGCATTCCGCTCTTCTTCTGCTTTGACATCGTTCCGTGGACCTTTAACAGAGGAGGCACTATCCGCTATACTGGACAACAGCAGTCCAATCAGCTTCACTTCGGACTCCGTCACCATTGCAGCCGGTGCTGTAATCACTACAGGCAATTCATTATGAGCAGGGATTTTAAACCATACTTCACCCTGACCCGAATAATACACAGCTCCTGCATCAATCAGTTCTTTATTACGATTCTTCATTCGCGATACGCTATGAGACTTTCCGTCTGATGCCTGTTCTTGAAGGCTGGACTGCTTCAAAGATTCCATCATCATTCTGGTCTCTTGTTCATTCAACGATTTGAGCGCCATAGGAATCCCTAACGCGCTCTTCAAGTTCAGAAGTATTTGCTCCATCTCCGCCATTGATGACTCCACCACTTTGTCATTTTCTTATTATTTTAACATATCTACCGCAGACAACTGAAATGCAACAAAAAAGCCGTCAACATTGTTGACGACTTCTGTGATGAGCCATGAAGGACTCGAACCTTCGACACCCTGATTAAAAGTCAGGTGCTCTACCAACTGAGCTAATGGCTCTTAAAACTGGTGGAGGATGATGGATTCGAACCACCGAACCCGTACGGGAGCAGATTTACAGTCTGATGCGTTTGGCCACTTCGCTAATCCTCCAGGATTAAAGGTGGCTCGGGACGGAATCGAACCGCCGACACGAGGATTTTCAGTCCTCTGCTCTACCGACTGAGCTACCGAGCCATATTAAGTTTTTACAAAAAAACAGTGTGAAGCGATTTAACTTCGCACATGAATCCAACCATTGAATATAATAAATGGCGGAACTGACGGGATTCGAACCCGCGATCTCCTGCGTGACAGGCAGGCATGTTAGGCCTCTACACCACAGTTCCGCATTTAAAATAACTGGTGCCGGCGAGAGGACTTGAACCCCCAACCTACTGATTACAAGTCAGTTGCTCTACCAGTTGAGCTACACCGGCGTATTCAATTCTAAAAATCAATGGTGGAGGCTGAGGGGTTCGAACCCCCGACCCTCTGCTTGTAAGGCAGATGCTCTCCCAGCTGAGCTAAGCCTCCAGGTATGTATGGTAGCGGCGGAGGGGATCGAACCCCCGACCTCACGGGTATGAACCGTACGCTCTAGCCAGCTGAGCTACACCGCCATATCAATACAGGATACATTCAGGTTATATTAATGGCGGAGAGAGAGGGATTCGAACCCTCGCACCACTTACGCAGTCTAACCCCTTAGCAGAGGGTCCCCTTATAGCCACTTGGGTATCTCTCCATCATAACCTTATTGTAAGTTACAGAGATTGACTCCCTGAAAACTAGATACGAAACATCATTTGCGAATATTGCATATGCTTACGAAGTAGCTTCACTTCGTGAAACTTTTAGGATAAGCCCTCGACCGATTAGTATTGGTCAGCTCCATGCATTGCTGCACTTCCACCTCCAACCTATCTACCTCGTCGTCTTCAAGGGGTCTTACTAGTTGGGAAATCTCATCTTGAGGGGGGCTTCACGCTTAGATGCTTTCAGCGCTTATCCCTTCCGTACGTAGCTACCCAGCCATGCTCCTGGCGGAACAACTGGTGCACCAGCGGTACGTCCATCCCGGTCCTCTCGTACTAAGGACAGCTCCTCTCAAATTTCCTACGCCCACGACAGATAGGGACCGAACTGTCTCACGACGTTCTGAACCCAGCTCGCGTACCGCTTTAATGGGCGAACAGCCCAACCCTTGGGACCTACTTCAGCCCCAGGATGCGATGAGCCGACATCGAGGTGCCAAACCTCCCCGTCGATGTGGACTCTTGGGGGAGATAAGCCTGTTATCCCCAGGGTAGCTTTTATCCGTTGAGCGATGGCCCTTCCATGCGGTACCACCGGATCACTAAGCCCGACTTTCGTCCCTGCTCGACTTGTAGGTCTCGCAGTCAAGCTCCCTTATGCCTTTGCACTCTTCGAATGATTTCCAACCATTCTGAGGGAACCTTGGGGCGCCTCCGTTACTCTTTAGGAGGCGACCGCCCCAGTCAAACTGCCCACCAGACACTGTCCCCGCACCGGTTTACGGTACTAGGTTAGAACCTAGATACGATCAGGGTGGTATCCCAACGGCGCCTCCACAGAAGCTTGCGCTCCCGTTTCCTAGG
Above is a window of Paenibacillus uliginis N3/975 DNA encoding:
- a CDS encoding PucR family transcriptional regulator, yielding MAEMEQILLNLKSALGIPMALKSLNEQETRMMMESLKQSSLQEQASDGKSHSVSRMKNRNKELIDAGAVYYSGQGEVWFKIPAHNELPVVITAPAAMVTESEVKLIGLLLSSIADSASSVKGPRNDVKAEEERNAQLMGVWLNACVDAGEYQVGLPEEFSEKVAMFDEMIPFLLANESEHPANTTFKSLQRLLRSYFGGEIVLVPLKEKEWLVLADPQLLDGLTDEKDDATGEGDQDLLSLFCMGLYELVSNEWVGDFHIAAIPAVKVQQDLPDGLRQLRETMIIGRTFQVKEHIHLSTGLHLERLLFSIPEPQRSRFLEEYASHHTDVFEDTETLSTLESFFDLDCNVSETAKRLYIHRNTLLYRLDKIKQETGLDVRSFGDAVLVKITLLLYKVTKRK